The following coding sequences are from one Deinococcota bacterium window:
- a CDS encoding [LysW]-lysine hydrolase gives MIDVAELLERAVRLSSPSGEEAEVARYLVSRMASFADRAFVDEAGNAVAQLGSGERHLVFLGHIDTAPGEVPVRITDGKLYGRGTVDAKGPFCAAVAAASRLAPEVLGHLRLTLIGAVEEEAPSSRGARYAVTAYDRPDLIIIGEPSGWDAMTLGYKGRLVLSLGLEKDNFHSAGDEATAAEVIAEGWQRVRDWVGWTNQKRGEEGLFERVQVSLQSIESANDGLTQRAAAVIGFRLPPGLPPGSVEASLRGMLEEKEGNLKLAFSGHERAYRGAKDTLLTRAFRLAIRELGGTPRFKVKTGTSDMNVVAPYWDVPMLAYGPGDSSLDHRPDEHVALRDYRKAIELLTRVFSGLG, from the coding sequence ATGATCGACGTAGCCGAACTCCTCGAGCGGGCCGTGCGCCTCTCCAGCCCTTCGGGAGAGGAGGCCGAGGTGGCGCGCTACCTCGTCTCGCGGATGGCGAGCTTTGCCGACCGCGCCTTTGTCGACGAGGCGGGCAACGCGGTGGCGCAGCTCGGCAGCGGCGAGCGGCACCTCGTCTTCCTGGGCCACATCGACACCGCGCCTGGGGAGGTTCCCGTTCGGATCACGGACGGCAAGCTCTATGGGCGGGGGACGGTGGACGCCAAGGGGCCGTTTTGCGCGGCCGTCGCGGCGGCCTCGAGGCTGGCTCCTGAGGTTCTGGGCCACCTCCGGCTCACGCTCATCGGCGCGGTCGAGGAGGAGGCGCCCTCGAGCAGGGGCGCGCGCTACGCCGTAACGGCGTATGACCGGCCGGACCTGATAATCATCGGCGAGCCGAGCGGCTGGGACGCCATGACGCTGGGCTACAAGGGCAGGCTGGTGCTCTCTCTGGGGCTCGAGAAGGACAATTTTCATAGCGCCGGCGACGAGGCGACGGCGGCCGAGGTCATCGCCGAGGGCTGGCAGAGGGTGCGCGACTGGGTGGGCTGGACGAACCAGAAACGCGGCGAAGAGGGCCTCTTTGAGCGCGTGCAGGTGTCGCTCCAGAGCATCGAGAGCGCAAACGACGGCCTGACACAGCGTGCCGCGGCGGTGATCGGCTTTCGCCTGCCGCCGGGGCTGCCGCCCGGTAGCGTAGAGGCAAGCTTGCGAGGGATGCTTGAAGAAAAGGAGGGCAACCTGAAGCTCGCTTTCTCCGGTCACGAGCGGGCCTACCGCGGTGCCAAGGACACGCTTCTGACGCGCGCGTTTCGCCTCGCTATCCGTGAGCTGGGCGGAACGCCGCGCTTCAAAGTGAAAACTGGCACCTCGGACATGAACGTGGTGGCGCCCTACTGGGACGTGCCGATGCTGGCCTATGGGCCGGGCGACTCGAGTCTCGACCACCGCCCCGACGAGCACGTGGCGCTCAGGGACTATCGGAAAGCCATCGAGCTGCTGACCCGGGTATTCAGCGGGCTGGGGTAA
- a CDS encoding enoyl-CoA hydratase/isomerase family protein: MAQLERYAQYRSLKFASPAEGVLEVVMNRPGRLNAADHTMHRELAEVWRDIDRDEEVAAVILRGAGKGFSAGGDLDLVSEMTRDYDTLTRVWKEARDLVYNLVNLSKPVVSAMHGPAVGAGLVAGLLADISIAAKSARIIDGHTRLGVAAGDHAAMVWPLLCGLAKAKYHLLLCEPLSGEEAERIGLVSLCVEDEELMAKALEVAKRLAAGSPTAIRWTKVALNNWLRLAGPTFDTSLALEFLGFAGPDVQEGLASLREKRPPNFKKAPL, encoded by the coding sequence ATGGCACAACTCGAACGCTACGCGCAGTACAGGAGCCTGAAGTTCGCCTCGCCTGCCGAGGGCGTCCTCGAGGTGGTCATGAACCGGCCGGGCAGGCTCAACGCCGCCGACCACACCATGCACCGCGAGCTCGCCGAGGTCTGGCGCGACATCGACCGCGACGAAGAGGTCGCCGCCGTCATCCTGCGCGGCGCGGGCAAGGGTTTTTCGGCCGGCGGCGACCTGGACCTGGTTTCGGAGATGACCCGCGACTATGACACCCTCACCCGCGTCTGGAAGGAGGCGAGGGACCTCGTCTACAACCTCGTCAACCTTTCGAAGCCCGTCGTCTCGGCGATGCACGGGCCGGCGGTGGGCGCGGGCCTGGTGGCGGGGCTCTTGGCCGACATCTCCATTGCCGCGAAGTCGGCGCGCATCATCGACGGGCACACCCGCCTGGGCGTGGCGGCGGGCGACCACGCGGCGATGGTCTGGCCGCTGCTCTGCGGCCTGGCCAAGGCCAAGTACCACCTGCTCTTATGCGAGCCCCTCTCCGGCGAGGAGGCCGAGCGCATCGGCCTGGTCTCGCTCTGCGTCGAGGACGAGGAACTTATGGCCAAGGCCCTCGAGGTCGCCAAGCGTCTCGCCGCGGGCTCGCCGACCGCCATCCGCTGGACGAAGGTCGCGCTGAACAACTGGCTGAGGCTGGCGGGGCCGACCTTCGACACCTCGCTGGCCTTGGAGTTCCTGGGCTTCGCGGGCCCCGACGTTCAGGAGGGCCTCGCCTCACTGCGCGAAAAGCGCCCGCCGAACTTCAAAAAGGCGCCGCTCTAA
- a CDS encoding 4a-hydroxytetrahydrobiopterin dehydratase — MSDLAAKDCVPCKGGVPPLKGEGLRTFQEELGGDWRVVDEHHLEKTYSFKNFREALDFTSRVGEMAEEQGHHPDLYLAWGKVKLTVWTHKVGGLTESDFVFAAKADRLV, encoded by the coding sequence ATGAGCGATTTAGCTGCAAAAGACTGCGTGCCCTGCAAGGGCGGCGTGCCGCCGCTGAAGGGCGAGGGGCTGCGGACGTTTCAAGAGGAACTGGGCGGCGATTGGCGGGTGGTCGACGAGCACCACCTCGAGAAGACCTACTCCTTCAAGAACTTCCGCGAGGCGCTCGATTTTACGAGCCGCGTCGGCGAGATGGCCGAGGAGCAGGGCCACCACCCTGACCTCTACCTGGCCTGGGGCAAGGTGAAGCTGACGGTGTGGACGCACAAGGTGGGCGGCCTGACCGAGAGCGACTTCGTCTTCGCGGCCAAGGCCGACAGGCTGGTCTAG
- a CDS encoding TIGR00730 family Rossman fold protein gives MNNPEKQYVIDMLAEDSWRLFRIMGEFVQGFEEMSEVRRAVTLFGSARLPQTNPYYEMAERLARDLVGSGYAVITGGGPSLMEAGNKGAFEAGGVSVGLNIDLPHEQSPNSYQTHELSFRYFFVRKVMFVKYCVAFVIFPGGFGTLDELFEALTMIQTKKILPFPVYLIGSEFWQGMLDWLKHTLVAQGTIAEADLGLFKVVDDVSAIPSEISAYYQDADHGGFKVPQQDPEASAKSGM, from the coding sequence ATGAACAATCCGGAAAAACAGTACGTGATCGACATGCTGGCCGAGGACTCCTGGCGGCTGTTTAGGATCATGGGCGAGTTCGTGCAGGGCTTCGAGGAGATGAGTGAGGTGCGGCGCGCCGTCACCCTCTTCGGCTCGGCACGCTTGCCCCAGACCAACCCCTACTACGAGATGGCCGAAAGGCTGGCGCGCGACCTCGTCGGCTCGGGCTACGCGGTCATCACCGGCGGCGGCCCCAGCCTCATGGAGGCCGGCAACAAGGGCGCCTTCGAGGCGGGCGGTGTGAGCGTCGGCCTCAACATCGACCTGCCCCACGAGCAGTCGCCAAACTCCTACCAGACGCACGAGCTCAGCTTCCGCTACTTTTTCGTGCGCAAGGTGATGTTTGTGAAGTACTGCGTGGCCTTCGTGATCTTTCCGGGCGGCTTCGGCACTTTGGACGAGCTCTTCGAGGCGCTCACCATGATCCAGACCAAGAAGATCCTGCCCTTTCCCGTCTACTTAATCGGCTCCGAGTTCTGGCAGGGCATGCTCGACTGGCTCAAGCACACCCTGGTCGCGCAGGGCACCATCGCCGAGGCCGACCTCGGCCTCTTCAAGGTGGTGGACGACGTCAGCGCCATTCCGAGCGAGATCAGCGCCTATTACCAGGACGCCGACCACGGCGGCTTCAAGGTGCCGCAGCAGGACCCGGAGGCGAGCGCCAAGTCGGGAATGTGA
- a CDS encoding DUF2270 domain-containing protein yields MPRFDSNFDSNVANSLIHLYRAEVGRMVMYRIRLDTTTNWSIVTTAGVTTFALGNPEVSHAVFLFAMVLIYAFLHIESRRFRVYEMSHYRVRLLERSFYQEILDADATPKWQERLLMDLNQPKTPISRLDSLGWRLRRNYLWIYGALILAWAFKLDFIGGKAESFTEFVSRAGVGPLPGWLTVMIVLAFYTLVLVLAVYASRDYRLESD; encoded by the coding sequence ATGCCCCGGTTCGACAGCAACTTCGACAGCAATGTGGCCAACAGCCTCATCCACCTCTACCGGGCCGAGGTGGGGCGGATGGTCATGTACCGCATCCGCTTGGACACCACCACCAACTGGTCCATCGTCACTACCGCCGGGGTGACCACCTTCGCCCTGGGCAACCCCGAGGTGTCGCACGCCGTCTTTCTCTTCGCGATGGTCCTCATCTACGCCTTTTTGCATATCGAGTCGCGGCGCTTTCGGGTCTATGAGATGTCGCACTACCGGGTGCGGCTGCTCGAGCGCTCCTTCTACCAAGAGATCCTGGACGCCGACGCCACGCCCAAGTGGCAAGAGCGCCTCTTGATGGACCTGAACCAGCCCAAGACGCCCATCAGCCGGCTCGACTCGCTCGGCTGGCGGCTCAGGCGCAACTACTTGTGGATCTACGGCGCGCTCATCCTGGCCTGGGCCTTCAAGCTCGACTTCATCGGCGGCAAGGCCGAGAGCTTCACCGAGTTCGTGAGTCGCGCCGGCGTCGGCCCCCTGCCGGGCTGGCTGACGGTCATGATCGTGCTGGCCTTTTACACTCTGGTCTTGGTTCTGGCCGTCTACGCCAGCCGCGACTACCGGCTCGAGAGCGATTAG
- a CDS encoding HAD-IA family hydrolase, which yields MTLPPTIVFDLDGTLVDSLEDIVLSFQHSFTVYSLPVPEARAIKDEIGKPLEDMFAVFAPAHVEALSRAYRSHYPEHFTDHSSLYPGVRELLKELRRRGYRSAVATTKRSDMARLLAAAVGLDKLVDHLQGTDDIPHKPAPDVVYQAVAGAGGEGLWMVGDTVMDILAGKAAGLRTYAVTWGTHDEVLLKSARPDILAPDLGRLLESLPPLD from the coding sequence GTGACCCTGCCCCCGACCATCGTCTTCGACCTGGACGGCACCCTGGTCGACTCGCTAGAGGACATCGTCCTCAGCTTCCAGCACAGCTTCACGGTCTACAGCCTACCCGTGCCCGAGGCGCGTGCGATCAAAGATGAGATCGGCAAGCCCCTGGAGGATATGTTCGCGGTCTTTGCGCCCGCGCATGTCGAGGCGCTCAGCCGGGCCTACCGGAGCCACTACCCCGAGCACTTCACCGACCACTCGAGCCTCTATCCGGGCGTGCGCGAGCTCCTGAAGGAGCTCAGGCGGCGCGGCTACCGCAGCGCCGTCGCCACCACCAAGCGCAGCGACATGGCCCGGCTGCTGGCAGCGGCGGTAGGGCTCGACAAGCTCGTGGACCACCTTCAGGGCACCGACGACATCCCCCACAAGCCCGCGCCGGACGTGGTCTACCAGGCCGTCGCCGGGGCGGGCGGCGAGGGCCTGTGGATGGTCGGCGACACGGTGATGGACATCTTGGCGGGCAAGGCCGCCGGGCTCAGGACCTACGCCGTCACCTGGGGCACGCACGACGAGGTACTGCTAAAGTCGGCGCGGCCGGATATCCTGGCGCCCGATCTAGGCCGCCTCCTGGAGTCGCTGCCGCCTCTGGACTAG
- a CDS encoding type II toxin-antitoxin system VapC family toxin: MLVLDASAAVATVINQQPEAPQLLWRLARADSLHAPQLLDLEVLQVLRRYTLQGKLAEKAAQRALELLADLRVSRYAHLPLLGRIWELRANVTAYDAAYIALAEALGAPLLTLDARLARAPGHRARVEVIG, from the coding sequence GTGCTCGTCCTCGACGCCTCGGCCGCCGTTGCTACCGTCATCAACCAGCAACCCGAGGCTCCGCAACTCCTGTGGCGCCTCGCGCGGGCGGATAGTCTGCACGCGCCGCAGCTTCTGGACCTCGAGGTGCTCCAGGTTTTGCGCCGCTACACGCTTCAGGGAAAGCTCGCTGAGAAGGCGGCACAAAGAGCGCTCGAGCTGTTGGCCGACCTCCGGGTCAGCCGCTACGCTCACCTGCCGCTGTTAGGGAGAATTTGGGAATTGCGCGCCAATGTGACAGCCTACGACGCGGCCTATATCGCCCTCGCCGAAGCGTTGGGCGCGCCGCTGCTCACCTTGGACGCGCGGCTGGCGCGCGCGCCGGGCCACCGCGCCCGGGTCGAGGTGATAGGCTAG